The Natronolimnobius sp. AArcel1 genome contains the following window.
ACTGTATAGCCAAACTAGTGTCAAAATTCAAAATGAGTCAAAGGGCATAAGTAGTTTTGAAATAGATATGTGAGTATGGTGCGCGAGATACGGTTCGAACTCGACGACGACCAGTTTGAAAAAATGAAAGAAATCAAAGAAGAACAAGGCAGGACTTGGGCGGGTTTGTTCGTTTCAGGTGTCAGAGAGTTAGAAGGGTCTGGCTCCAGCGGCGAACGACTCGACGGACTGAAACACGATTGGAATAAGGACAAGCGAGTGTTTCCCGAACCTGGAAATGACCGAGTTGGGTCTTTCAAGGCCGGTTGGACCAAAGCAGAAAATGGCGAGGAATTTGGTCCAAGGGCGCTCGAAGGGCTCTCGTGGCATAACCTCGGATGGCGGTTCGGGATGATATTCGACGATACCCCTACCGACCTGAAAGAAGAATTCTACCAGTGGTGTGTTAAGCAACAAAGGGAGACACAGAAGGAAGGGGAAGAGTAGGGCCCGTATCGGTCTTCTCTAGTCGGCCGGTAACTCGTCTTTTCTATCACTTTGATAAGTTCGAAAAGCGTTCTATGACATGTTGATACCGCTCTAACCACCGGAGAGTCCATCTCATCTACGGGAGTAACCCAAGAGGAGAATACAGGGCTGGACAGCAATGTATAACTAAACACTAAGTTAGCGTATTGGGTACATTCGGTAACAAGATGCTTTCTCTCCCTCCGCTTGTCGATAACGCTAACCGGACGGTCGAAGACGTCTACAAGAAAATCATCCCGGAGATCGAAGAAGCGCGCATCGCAACCGGCTACTTCTACCTGTCTGGGTTCGACCTGTACCGCGAAGATCTCGAACAACTTGCTGATCCAGGCGAACTCGGTCACGCCCCGATCCGCATCCTAATGGGACGGCAAACAAACCGCAGCACAGCAGATGAAATCGGTGAGGGCCAAAGCCTACGCGACGAACTCAGAGACGAGGTCGAAGAGAGTATTGAGGACCTTAACAACGCGCAACTAGACCGGTTAGATCGGCTGCGAGACTTCATAGCCGAAGACAAGGTTAGCATCCGTGTGCGAAACCCAAAAAACGGCTACTTCCACGCCAAAGGAGCCTCGTTCAGAGCCCCGCAAGACGATGACGACTGGGAGACTGACAACGATACGGATACGCGTCCGTGTGCGACTATTGTCGGGTCCTCAAACTTCACCGCGAGTGGCCATCGGAACAACATCGAACTGAATCTCACAAGCCAAGACCGGCCTGAAGCAGAGGCATTCGAAGACTGGTACGATAACCAGTGGGCGAATGCTGAGGACTTCAGCGAGGAGATCATCCGAATCATCGAGAACAGCGGGAAGTACCAAGATTGGCAGGAACAACAAGAAGACGAAACAGAGGACGAAGACACGCCTGATAACTTAGGGACATACATTGAGCCGTTCGAGCTGTACAAACTCCTTGCGTACGACGAGCTAAGCGGAAACGTCAACATCCGCGACAGCCCACTATACTACTTCCAGACACTCGGATACGAAAGCGCGAAGGAGAAACTCTCCCGGTTCAACGGCTGCATCATCTCCGACTCAGTCGGTCTCGGGAAATCATTCATCGGCGGTGAACTCCTGCATGACTACCGCCAACGCGGAGATCGTTGTCTCCTGATCGTGCCTGCGAACCTCACCGAACAGTGGGCAGACCTCCTCGAAGACGACACAGACGAAGACGGAAACCCGTACTTCGGGCTCGAAATCGATGGTAAACACCTGGACGTGATGAGTATCAGCAAGTTCCAGAATCTCACGTACGATGAGGTTCAGGGCCTCAAAGACGCGTTCAACGTCGTTTTGATTGACGAAGCGCATCGCTTCCGGAATCACGGGAAATGGCGACCGAACCCAGACGACGAAGACGACTACAAAGGAACTCGCCGGCACGCAAACTTGCGTCAGCTCCGTGGGAAAACAATGATAATGCTGACGGCGACGCCGATCAACAACTCAGCAACCGACCTAGAGAACCTCATCAGCCTATTCACCAGTCCAGAAGAACTGCGGAACAAGGCATCACTGGACTTCGACGCCTTCGAGGAATATATCGAGCTTTCAGAGACGCGGAAGCAGATCGCTGCCGGGAAGGAGGAAGCCACCGAAGAGGAGCAGCGAAAGATTACCGAACAGCTCCAGCGACATTCGGAAGAAATCTCGAAGATCCTGAATGAGGTAATGGTACTCCGGACGCGGAAGCACGTGAAAGACCAAATTCAGGATGAAGAGGACTTCGAGATGAGTTTCAAGCCGCCAACCCTCAGCAAGGAGCAGTACTCGCTCCCGGCGGCATACCAACCAGTATACGGGATGCTTCCGGACGTGATGGACGCGCTCCACCTTCCGCACATCACGGTGAAGAACCCGAAAGCTGGTGGGACGCTAAAGGCGCTGTATAAGCTGAACTTGCTCAAGCGGCTGGAGTCATCGACGTACGCATTCGTGCAGTCCATCGAGACACTACACCGGAGTGAACGGCAACTCCTCGGCCTTCTCGATGGGCTCCCAGAAGACGAGCAAATCGACATGCTGCGAGCGGCACAGGACGACGAAGAATCCGAAACGCTCGATGACTTCGTGGAGGGGGATGACGCTGCTGAAGACCTCGAACAGACGCTGGAAGAGTTCGGGTTCGATACGACCGCGGTCCGTGCCGACGAAGACACAGAGAGTGACAGTACGGACGAATTGGTGGATGCGACAATTGGAGAGGTGAAAACGTACATCCGGGAGGACCTGACGCTGCTGGCGTACTTCCTGTCACAGTTCATCGGTGATATCGCCCAGGACTCCGGCGATGTGAGTGACCAGGCCGTTTCAACACGGCAGTGGCTTCACGATCATAATGCCGGTGTCCTTCCGGACGTTCCAGAAGAGGAGTTGAACCCGATTCTTTACCCGCGAAGTGACCTGGGTGACGTTGATGAGGAGACACGAGAGTTCTACGAGGCGGTGTTCTCGTTACGAGAGTTCCGTGACCCGAAGGTTGAGCGGCTTGCAGACGTCCTCAACGGATATGATGACGAGAAGGTCCTCGCCTTCACCCAGTACCGTGCCACGGCAGACTACGTTTATCGAACGCTTCTCAAGGATCCTGATTCGCCCCTTACAGAGGTAAATAGTGCTGTTGTCAAAGGCGGTGACGACAACAAGCAAGACGTTATTCAGCGGTTTGCACCGGAAGCCTCGGGGTACCAGCAAACACTGGCTGAATCCGGTGAATCAGAGCTACAGTACGTCATAGCAACCGACACCCTGTCGGAAGGGGTCAACCTTCAGGACGTCTCAGTCCAGGTGTCATTTGATTTACCGTGGAATCCTATGCGTATCGTTCAGCGAGTGGGTCGTATCGACCGGATCGGGAGTACGGAAAAAAAGTACGTCCACAACTTCTACCCAGACGGTGACATCGAAGCAGCGATTAAGCTCCTGAAACGGCTACAGGCGAAGATCAACGACATCGCACTCATCGTCGGAAAGGAAAACAACATCCTCGACCCGAACGAGGACCGACTTCTAGAGAAAACTGGTGTGGAGACGGAGAAGACGATTGGCGAGTTACAGGTGGACGAGATTGAAAACTCGTTACAGAAGTCGCGCGAGATCGATGACGTAAACGAGCTCGATGACACGAGCAAGAACCCGCTCCTGCGGAACGCAGGGAGTAACGAGCACGCGGCGTACGAACGCTTCCTATTGAAGAAGGAACTGAATGAGGACTTCGGACTCACGGAAGATGACTTCGAATACGCAGCGGATTACTTTGATGAAGTACCGGAAGAACGTGAGTTCTTGTATACGAACGTCACCGATCACGATGCCGGGCCCCGACCCGGTGTATTCGCCTTAGCCCACCTCTGGTTTGATGATGCCGGCCACGAATCACCACTTGGACGTGTCCGTCGGGCGTTCTACTACAAACCGTTCACGGACGATGTCAAAGAGCGTCCGGTTGGAACGCTCAAGATCAATCCGTCAGTGAGTGGTGAGCCAATCACGGAGAACGCTGAAAGCGTGTTGGCAAACCGTGAATCAGTAGCAGACGTCCTTGATGACCGATTGGAGGCGATTCGGGAAGGTCAGGTGGAAGGTGCGTTCAAGCAGGGCGAATCGTTCTCGAAGGAACAAGAGACAATTCTGGATTTTATTTCCCACTACCTCCAGCCAAACCACGGTGAGGTGCCCGTCTCAGTCGATGACTACGATACTCTTGGCGACTGGGCTGTTGATCTCCGGGAACGTCTCCAAGACGTGAAGTTAGCCGGCACGGATGAGGATCGTATCCTTCGAGATACATTCCGACATAATGAACAGTATGACTCGTTCCCGGAATGGCCCCCTGTCAAATTCTTAGAAGAGCTTGAGAGGTTCTTGGAAGAGAATGTCGAAGAATCCACCGAATATCAAGCGAAGCTCGTGGGAGAAAGTGAGGTTCGGGCCCAGCTGATGTGTTGGGGCGTGATAGGCACGTAAGATCGGTCTTGACCAATCACCCAAGATTACGGCTTGGGTCCGGTTTCCTCAAACTCGTCGTACTTCTCAAGTACGAGGTTGAAGTATGCTTCTGTCATAACCCGGGGATTCTGTGTTCGGTGAAAGTCCTCTAAAACGAATTTTGCCTCTTCCCGTTCGAGATCGTACGCGTGGAATGCAGCTGCATCAAGTTCAGCCTGTGTCCTTCTACGTTCATCAGGAGAAGTGGCAGGATCGATATCGCCCAATCGGTCACGCATTTCAGCAAAGTCCTCCCCGTAGCAATTCAACTGTGCGGCTCTGTCAGAGATGAGGTGGAACCAGTCATCACCTTCTGCAAGCCGGGGTACCTGAGTTTCTTCAACCTTGTATTTCACCATATTGGTCTCAATCTTCGTTCGCATCAAGAAGTCGAATGGGATGCTGTTGATCAATCCCACCGCGCAGAACAATTCACGGTCGGTGAAAATCCGCTCATACGCGTTATGTAGATTCCCTTGTTCTAAGTGCTCTTCTTTTGGGTTGAGTTCGTACGATCTGAAGAGTTGTACTGACTCAATGCACACTGCTCCCTTGGGAATCACCGATGCGACCATTGTTCGTTCGTTGGTCGAATTAGAGATTTTTCGGTACCCAATCCGGTATTCTGTATAATCCGGAAGTACATCTGACTCAGAAAGCCCCTCGCCCCGATTTTCTTCGAGTAGTTCATCAACGAACTGGACTTGAGACTTGCTGGTGGTTCCACCCCCGAATGATTCGTAAAGAGCCTTCTTGAGGTATCCTTTATTGAATGCTTTTTGTCGCACACGAGCGCGAGCGCTTTCTTCAGGATTGTCTGTATCTTTGCTCCAGTAACGTGGGGAGGCTAAGTCATCGATGAAACGGGGGGTGTGGCTAAACTGATAGATGTTCTCACCCTCAAGCACCGGGTAATCTCCTTCATCAGGTGATTCGACGAACCGCCCTCGATCAGTCGGTTCGTGAAGTTCCTTCGTCATCAAATCAGCCCACCAGTCGTGCCCATCTTCATTTCCAATTGGAGGGTGAGATAGGATCTTGTACAAAACGTCGGCTTCTCGTTGGGATGTTACGCCTGGGAAGATTCCAGCTTCAGGAGAATAATTCGCTAAAACACGTTTAGGTATTTCAACTGCGTCCGAGTCAATCGTCTTTAGAATGTCCAAATGATTTTGGCCGAACAAACCGCGCACGTAGTCAGTACTTCCACTGTTTTTGAATGTGAGGACGCCAAACCGATATCGGTCATCGATATTGTCAAATATTCCCTTGTTTTCGAATCCGACGATTGTTCCCAGCGACGTGTTCTCAAGCATCCAGTTGCGCAGATCTTTCGCAATGGCTCCATTAAAAACGAAACCTGGGAGAATAAGGCTCACATGGCTGTCCGTTGACGCTAACTCAAATGCCCGCTCAAGAAATAGGGCAGACAGGTCATTCTCGCTTGCAACGGTTCTACCTGCTACCTTTGGAGATTGTAGCGTATACTGTTGTGACTTGTTGAAATAGTCTGCACGCCTCTCCATTGTCTCTTTGTGTTTGTTCCATTTATTGGCAATCTCGGGATCCTCTAGCAGATTCTCTTCGACAGCATCCTTCTGATTGGCATTATACTGCCGGAAGGTCTCGTCATACTGAGAAAAGAAGTCGTGTCTGTTCGGGCTCAAGACCTCCCAAGGTGGATTTCCAATTACAACATCGAATCCGCCGTCACGGTAAACAGGAGCAAACTCCAAAACCCAATGGAACGGATAGTACTGTTCTAAAGTCTCTCCATCAACATCCTCAACACCGGCATCATGGAATTGTTCTAGGACCTTTTGATCTAGTCTCTCACTATGTGTTTCAATTCTGGATTCAGCTAACCGTCTTGCGTTCGTAGCGACTTTCGAACTTGTTGCAGTCTGATGACGCTCGATGACCTCGATAACATCTTCATATAGTTCCTTAATACCTGTTCCGGCACCTTCCCCATAATTTGAGAGAGAAGCGTCGCCTTTCTCCGTCGCTACCTCGTCAACCTTTGTGAACCCGATTAGTGAATTACCGTGTCGAATATTGAAGTCGATGTTGGGGAGTGGTTCCACCTCGTTCGGTTCGTCTTCTATGTCAGCGACCATCGACAGCCAAAGACGAAGTTTACAGATTTCAACTGCGCCTTCATCGATGTCAACACCGTAGAGATTATTCAGGATGACCGTGCGTTTCGCGTAAAGCGATGCACCACCCTGTCCTTTGTTGATTTCTTCTAACTCATCGCGGGTTCGGGATTCTAACTCCCAACCCTTGCCTACCTGTTCGAGTTGCTGGAAGTATTCAATGCACTGGATGTAAATGTCCAACAGCACGTCCTGAGCAGCGAGAAGGAACGCACCACTCCCCACTGCCGGATCAAGAATATGTGCTTCCTTCAGGATGTTGTGATACAGGGTTTCAACGTGGCCCGTCTCTACGTTCTCTGTAGGGACCTGCTGGGTCATCGCTCCGCCATCCGCGACTACTTTTTCACCACTGCTGGCTTCTACACCAGGGAACCCGAATACGTCGTCAATTTCGTCGTATTCAGCATCGACAGCCTCGTTGAGTTGGTCAAGCAGGTACGGGTGGACCGTCCGGCGGGACATGAACCCGGTGATCTCTTCGGGCGTATAGTACGCGCCCATCTCTTTCTGGTTGACGGTCTGCTCGAAGATGTGGCCGAGAATCGCGGGTGAGAGGTTCTTCGGGTCAACGATGTCCAGACGCTCGTCCACGTTCCAGTTCCACCCCGACAGGAAGTCCAGAAGGTCATCGAAGAGCTCGTTCGTTTCTTCGGCGGATTCACCCAACTTTGCGTTCGGGAAGTCTTCTTCGACAGGGTTCTTGGCGAACAGCCCACCATTCAGGTACGGAAGACTGCCGAATTCCGGGTTCTGCTTGTCCTCTGCGAGGTAGTCGAAGAACAGTGGCCGATAAAAGTTCTCGTACCAATCTTCATCATCATCCACGACGTCGCTGGGCTGTTCATGCAGGTAGTTCGGATTCCGGTCAAGCAGTCGCTTTTCCTGGATGAAGTACAGGAAGATCATCCGATCAAGGATGACCTGCACATACCGTTGCTTTGCGTCACCACGGTCATCCGGAATACCGGAGACCTCCTGAACGAGATTGGTTCGGAGTTCTTCGAACTCTTCATAGAACTCTTTGACCACCTGTTGTGTGTCGTACAGCGTGTCATAAATCGCCGCAGAGGAACCATACTCAATCGAGTTGAGTTTCTTCAGAACAGTATTCTTCTCCCCGCTGTCGCGCGTGAACTGGTCTTTGCTGAACGAGATTTTCTGGTGCTTGATGCGGCCGTGCTGCTGTCCTTCCCAGCTACGCATCCGCGTCAGGAAGGTGAACTCATCGAAATCGTTCGTGGCGACCAGATTGGTATGCCGGGAGCGGTTATCTGGCTTGAAGTCAGTGGCTGATTCTCCCGGCCCAGCATTGACGATCACGACGAATTCGTCGTCACCGAGCTGAAGAACAAGTTCATTATCCTCTCCGAGATTCGGGCGGGGTTTCAGCCCGCGTTTCTCGAAGGAGTTAGCAATATCCTGTAGAGAGTCCCAGCCCGCGATATCGTCCGCGGTAATCTGCTGGAGAGTCATACTACTTGAAATCCGCCTTACTCTTATGAAGGTATGGAAAACTTATCACCACGGAGTCATCCGATTATTCTTCGGATGCTGTCATGGACAAGGTCACGGTGGCGGAAATCCACGGGGATGACTTTGCCCGTTGACTGTCTTTTTACGCGATAGAGGTACTGGTCAAAGTCACGGCCGGTCTCAGTGTTCAGATCATCCGCCAGTCTGTCAGTAATGGTACACTCTACGCCGTAGTATGGAACATCGGCGTCATCTTCTCCCAAATATACGGTTACTTCGTCGCCTTTCGAATACGACTCTGATGCAGGTTGTGGAGGTTTCATAACAGGATATCAGTCTTACTCTGTCTGTTCTTCGATCCTTCCTTGATTTGCGGATTTTGTGGCATTTGGTCCGGTCAGTTCACGACGGTGCAGCGGTTCGTGTTTCGGTGAGTTGTTGTATCGATACCTGTTCAAGTGTAGGTCCGAA
Protein-coding sequences here:
- a CDS encoding helicase-related protein, translating into MLSLPPLVDNANRTVEDVYKKIIPEIEEARIATGYFYLSGFDLYREDLEQLADPGELGHAPIRILMGRQTNRSTADEIGEGQSLRDELRDEVEESIEDLNNAQLDRLDRLRDFIAEDKVSIRVRNPKNGYFHAKGASFRAPQDDDDWETDNDTDTRPCATIVGSSNFTASGHRNNIELNLTSQDRPEAEAFEDWYDNQWANAEDFSEEIIRIIENSGKYQDWQEQQEDETEDEDTPDNLGTYIEPFELYKLLAYDELSGNVNIRDSPLYYFQTLGYESAKEKLSRFNGCIISDSVGLGKSFIGGELLHDYRQRGDRCLLIVPANLTEQWADLLEDDTDEDGNPYFGLEIDGKHLDVMSISKFQNLTYDEVQGLKDAFNVVLIDEAHRFRNHGKWRPNPDDEDDYKGTRRHANLRQLRGKTMIMLTATPINNSATDLENLISLFTSPEELRNKASLDFDAFEEYIELSETRKQIAAGKEEATEEEQRKITEQLQRHSEEISKILNEVMVLRTRKHVKDQIQDEEDFEMSFKPPTLSKEQYSLPAAYQPVYGMLPDVMDALHLPHITVKNPKAGGTLKALYKLNLLKRLESSTYAFVQSIETLHRSERQLLGLLDGLPEDEQIDMLRAAQDDEESETLDDFVEGDDAAEDLEQTLEEFGFDTTAVRADEDTESDSTDELVDATIGEVKTYIREDLTLLAYFLSQFIGDIAQDSGDVSDQAVSTRQWLHDHNAGVLPDVPEEELNPILYPRSDLGDVDEETREFYEAVFSLREFRDPKVERLADVLNGYDDEKVLAFTQYRATADYVYRTLLKDPDSPLTEVNSAVVKGGDDNKQDVIQRFAPEASGYQQTLAESGESELQYVIATDTLSEGVNLQDVSVQVSFDLPWNPMRIVQRVGRIDRIGSTEKKYVHNFYPDGDIEAAIKLLKRLQAKINDIALIVGKENNILDPNEDRLLEKTGVETEKTIGELQVDEIENSLQKSREIDDVNELDDTSKNPLLRNAGSNEHAAYERFLLKKELNEDFGLTEDDFEYAADYFDEVPEEREFLYTNVTDHDAGPRPGVFALAHLWFDDAGHESPLGRVRRAFYYKPFTDDVKERPVGTLKINPSVSGEPITENAESVLANRESVADVLDDRLEAIREGQVEGAFKQGESFSKEQETILDFISHYLQPNHGEVPVSVDDYDTLGDWAVDLRERLQDVKLAGTDEDRILRDTFRHNEQYDSFPEWPPVKFLEELERFLEENVEESTEYQAKLVGESEVRAQLMCWGVIGT
- a CDS encoding Eco57I restriction-modification methylase domain-containing protein → MTLQQITADDIAGWDSLQDIANSFEKRGLKPRPNLGEDNELVLQLGDDEFVVIVNAGPGESATDFKPDNRSRHTNLVATNDFDEFTFLTRMRSWEGQQHGRIKHQKISFSKDQFTRDSGEKNTVLKKLNSIEYGSSAAIYDTLYDTQQVVKEFYEEFEELRTNLVQEVSGIPDDRGDAKQRYVQVILDRMIFLYFIQEKRLLDRNPNYLHEQPSDVVDDDEDWYENFYRPLFFDYLAEDKQNPEFGSLPYLNGGLFAKNPVEEDFPNAKLGESAEETNELFDDLLDFLSGWNWNVDERLDIVDPKNLSPAILGHIFEQTVNQKEMGAYYTPEEITGFMSRRTVHPYLLDQLNEAVDAEYDEIDDVFGFPGVEASSGEKVVADGGAMTQQVPTENVETGHVETLYHNILKEAHILDPAVGSGAFLLAAQDVLLDIYIQCIEYFQQLEQVGKGWELESRTRDELEEINKGQGGASLYAKRTVILNNLYGVDIDEGAVEICKLRLWLSMVADIEDEPNEVEPLPNIDFNIRHGNSLIGFTKVDEVATEKGDASLSNYGEGAGTGIKELYEDVIEVIERHQTATSSKVATNARRLAESRIETHSERLDQKVLEQFHDAGVEDVDGETLEQYYPFHWVLEFAPVYRDGGFDVVIGNPPWEVLSPNRHDFFSQYDETFRQYNANQKDAVEENLLEDPEIANKWNKHKETMERRADYFNKSQQYTLQSPKVAGRTVASENDLSALFLERAFELASTDSHVSLILPGFVFNGAIAKDLRNWMLENTSLGTIVGFENKGIFDNIDDRYRFGVLTFKNSGSTDYVRGLFGQNHLDILKTIDSDAVEIPKRVLANYSPEAGIFPGVTSQREADVLYKILSHPPIGNEDGHDWWADLMTKELHEPTDRGRFVESPDEGDYPVLEGENIYQFSHTPRFIDDLASPRYWSKDTDNPEESARARVRQKAFNKGYLKKALYESFGGGTTSKSQVQFVDELLEENRGEGLSESDVLPDYTEYRIGYRKISNSTNERTMVASVIPKGAVCIESVQLFRSYELNPKEEHLEQGNLHNAYERIFTDRELFCAVGLINSIPFDFLMRTKIETNMVKYKVEETQVPRLAEGDDWFHLISDRAAQLNCYGEDFAEMRDRLGDIDPATSPDERRRTQAELDAAAFHAYDLEREEAKFVLEDFHRTQNPRVMTEAYFNLVLEKYDEFEETGPKP